A window of the Alnus glutinosa chromosome 4, dhAlnGlut1.1, whole genome shotgun sequence genome harbors these coding sequences:
- the LOC133865863 gene encoding uncharacterized protein LOC133865863 isoform X2 produces MSRSPSFTVKTELSPKLDPESLRQWVVAFCIIRFDLEQGQLIEECYPPGCLTQDEELEIAFSSFPDSVSQHQNRSSIHDCIFFFRFRRQDDSRLVHVSSSERSEDGKELFPDKRNLRRSNNSYSNKASRYMYGYVFNRQRHDERLKRGGEQKSVVILSLSPYSSVFRPLLQIMGPLYFDIGKKALEHIAAYVSLWPAPVPGKLMELPIGNATLKVNLPPAHSLPLESGMSFEESASSMAPLLPNNQSVPQGLFHDSDLFGAFRGLLLQLWVLWELLLIGEPILIIAPTPPQCCEAVASLVSLVAPLLYSVDFRPYFTIHDPEFAHLNSLQEGDTFPLMVLGVTNLFFLKALRNIPHIVSVGSPAPSSNRLALTTRSSTGKISARSEVFGLQQLSLKKLSPSNLLSAVKLRRDGPLCLMTEHKEAIWSTYAAITKPDTSILNRLIDAGMSPRVEESMSVVNNEILRRHFLELTTNFLAPFGPYFRTKTPSEGSPPFFDPPPLPAFIADEFLASLSTRGPGKFLSKRMKSNWLDLYRRFLKGPNFMPWFQRRRAVAEQEQHKLWRQARINTDIQQFISKMSELEIVDSFNAIERHLLGEIQERNARLFEDVETSMVELRKRLLNMLYLWIASDHYLNGFS; encoded by the exons ATGAGTCGCTCTCCTTCATTCACAGTGAAGACAGAACTTAGTCCAAAGCTTGATCCTGAGTCTTTGCGGCAATGGGTTGTGGCCTTTTGCATTATTAGATTTGATCTTGAGCAGGGCCAGCTCATTGAAGAGTGTTACCCACCTGGCTGTCTTACACAAGATGAGGAACTTGAGATCGCTTTTAGTTCTTTCCCAGATTCGGTTTCCCAGCACCAGAACCGGTCAAGTATACACGATTGTATCTTCTTTTTCCGGTTTCGAAGGCAGGATGATTCTCGACTGGTCCATGTCTCTTCCTCCGAGAGATCTGAGGATGGTAAGGAGTTATTTCCGGACAAAAGAAATCTCAGAAGGTCCAACAATAGCTATAGTAATAAAGCTTCGAGATACATGTATGGTTATGTTTTTAATAGACAGAGACACGATGAGAGGCTAAAGCGAGGTGGGGAACAGAAGTCTGTGGTAATTTTGTCCCTTAGTCCTTACTCCAGTGTGTTTAGACCTCTGTTACAAATAATGGGTCCATTGTATTTTGACATTGGAAAGAAAGCTCTTGAGCATATTGCTGCTTATGTTTCATTGTGGCCTGCTCCTGTACCCGGTAAGCTAATGGAGCTTCCTATAGGGAATGCTACACTTAAAGTGAACTTGCCACCTGCACATAGCTTGCCCTTGGAAAGTGGAATGTCGTTTGAAGAGTCTGCTTCCTCTATGGCTCCATTACTTCCTAATAATCAGTCAGTACCCCAGGGTCTTTTCCATGATTCAGATCTTTTTGGTGCATTCCGGGGCCTTCTATTGCAGCTTTGGGTGTTGTGGGAGTTGTTACTCATTGGTGAACCTATTCTTATCATTGCACCAACACCTCCCCAgtgttgtgaggctgttgccAGTCTTGTGAGTTTGGTTGCACCACTACTTTATAGTGTTGATTTCAGGCCTTATTTTACCATCCATGACCCTGAATTTGCCCACTTGAACTCGCTTCAAGAAGGAGACACTTTTCCTCTTATGGTTTTGGGTGTGACAAACCTCTTTTTCCTCAAGGCTCTCCGTAACATCCCCCACATCGTTTCAGTTGGAAGCCCTGCTCCCAGCTCAAACCGGCTTGCCCTCACAACAAGGTCTTCTACTGGCAAAATCTCTGCTAGATCAGAAGTATTTGGTCTTCAACAGCTTTCCTTGAAGAAGCTTTCTCCTTCAAATTTGTTAAGTGCTGTGAAGTTGAGAAGAGATGGTCCTCTTTGTCTTATGACGGAACATAAGGAAGCCATTTGGAGCACTTATGCTGCAATAACGAAGCCGGACACGTCTATCTTGAATAGGCTTATAGATGCTGGGATGTCACCTAGGGTTGAGGAGTCAATGTCAGTTGTTAACAATGAGATATTGCGGCGGCATTTCTTGGAGCTCACTACCAACTTTTTGGCCCCTTTTGGTCCATATTTTAGGACTAAGACACCTTCAGAAGGTTCTCCTCCATTTTTTGACCCTCCCCCTCTCCCTGCATTTATCGCTGATGAATTCCTTGCAAGTTTGTCCACAAGAGGTCCAGGGAAGTTCTTATCAAAGAGAATGAAGTCCAACTGGCTCGATTTATACAG GCGTTTTCTGAAAGGACCCAATTTCATGCCATGGTTTCAAAGAAGGCGTGCTGTTGCTGAACAAGAACAACATAAACTGTGGAGACAGGCAAGGATAAACACCGACATACAACAGTTTATTTCTAAAATGTCTGAGTTGGAAATTGTAGATTCATTCAATGCTATTGAGAGGCATCTTCTTGGAGAAATACAG